The following proteins are encoded in a genomic region of Desulfurispora thermophila DSM 16022:
- the thrB gene encoding homoserine kinase — protein sequence MSAVRVMVPASTANLGPGFDCLGMALKLYNIVEMQEATKLEITVEGEGTTSIARDDSNLVCRAAAMLFERAGYRPGGLQIHLINNIPLARGLGSSSAAILGGLLAANALCGHPFAKQELLDMALKLEGHADNLAAALYGGIAIVAPVDGRVRHVKLYPPAGLKVIAAVPDYTLSTAASRKVLPETIPYRDAVYNLGRLALLVAALSRQDTELFSVAMQDALHQPYRSTLIPGMPAAMQAAQDAGALSVTLSGAGPTITAFACTREKEIARTMQQSLSDSGISGRVLILEPDSEGAKLKEQ from the coding sequence ATGTCCGCAGTGCGCGTAATGGTTCCAGCCTCCACGGCCAACCTGGGACCCGGGTTTGATTGCCTGGGCATGGCCCTGAAATTGTACAACATTGTTGAAATGCAGGAAGCAACAAAATTGGAGATTACCGTGGAGGGGGAAGGAACCACGAGCATTGCCCGGGATGACAGTAACCTGGTCTGCCGGGCAGCTGCCATGCTGTTTGAGAGGGCTGGCTACCGGCCGGGCGGACTGCAAATCCACCTGATCAACAACATACCTCTGGCTCGGGGTCTGGGCAGCAGTAGTGCTGCCATCCTGGGAGGTTTGCTGGCTGCCAACGCGCTTTGCGGCCATCCCTTTGCTAAACAGGAATTGCTGGATATGGCATTGAAACTGGAGGGGCATGCCGACAACCTGGCCGCGGCCCTGTACGGAGGCATTGCCATAGTGGCACCGGTGGATGGAAGGGTGAGACATGTAAAGCTGTACCCGCCAGCCGGACTAAAAGTAATCGCCGCTGTACCCGATTATACTCTGAGCACTGCTGCATCACGAAAGGTGCTACCCGAAACAATTCCCTACCGGGATGCTGTGTATAACCTTGGGCGCCTGGCCCTGTTGGTGGCCGCACTCTCCCGCCAGGATACCGAGTTGTTTTCTGTGGCTATGCAGGACGCCTTGCACCAGCCCTACCGCTCTACATTGATTCCAGGTATGCCGGCTGCTATGCAGGCAGCGCAGGATGCCGGTGCTCTGAGCGTAACGCTGAGCGGAGCCGGTCCCACTATCACAGCCTTTGCCTGCACCCGGGAAAAAGAAATTGCCCGGACTATGCAGCAAAGCCTGAGTGACAGCGGTATCAGCGGCAGGGTGCTTATTTTGGAACCCGATAGTGAGGGCGCCAAACTGAAAGAACAATAA